Proteins encoded by one window of Syntrophorhabdaceae bacterium:
- the dsrJ gene encoding sulfate reduction electron transfer complex DsrMKJOP subunit DsrJ: MVKILIYLFLFLLVVFLPIGYNVYKGKTTYIPAIKTPVDQEECVENVIYMRKKHNVILERWRDASVREGAKKYVSINGIYKISLTGTCLGCHANKAEFCDRCHDYVGVKPKCWDCHHIPEMVTKR; the protein is encoded by the coding sequence ATGGTAAAGATTTTAATCTATCTTTTTCTGTTTCTTTTGGTAGTATTTTTGCCCATAGGTTATAATGTCTATAAAGGCAAAACAACCTATATCCCGGCTATAAAGACACCGGTAGACCAAGAGGAATGCGTGGAAAATGTGATATATATGAGAAAAAAACACAATGTTATATTGGAAAGATGGAGGGATGCATCGGTAAGGGAGGGGGCAAAAAAATATGTCTCCATAAATGGCATATATAAAATAAGCTTAACAGGCACCTGCCTTGGATGCCACGCCAATAAGGCAGAGTTTTGTGATAGATGTCACGACTATGTAGGGGTAAAACCAAAATGCTGGGATTGTCATCACATCCCTGAAATGGTGACCAAGAGATGA
- the nrfD gene encoding polysulfide reductase NrfD produces MIEKACKGSPFYWIWICLLLAFITGGVFAYIKQILEGLGITGMGRDVSWGLYIANFTFFVGIAASAVIVVLPYYIHDYKRFRPITILGEFLAVSSVIISILFIIVDLGMPSRVFNVLLYPSFSSILFWDMVVLTGYLILNMIIGWQSLDAEHKDIEPPKWIKPLVYISIPWAISIHTITAFIYSGIIARPFWHTALLAPRFLASAFASGPALLILICLLIKRFAHMKIERDAMERIALIATYSLAIHIFFFLVEIFTVFYSDGPEHKHHFDFLFSGFQEKIFLVPWAWGSLISTLIAFFALLAFHKKKNDYTLVIACILTVLSIWMEKGIVLIITGFIPTPIYELPLYRPTIFEIIITTGIYGIGSLVLTILLKVAISVRCIQDL; encoded by the coding sequence ATGATAGAGAAGGCTTGCAAAGGAAGTCCTTTTTATTGGATATGGATATGTTTATTACTTGCCTTTATCACAGGCGGGGTATTCGCTTATATAAAACAAATATTAGAAGGTCTTGGTATTACAGGCATGGGAAGGGATGTATCATGGGGATTGTATATCGCCAACTTCACCTTCTTTGTGGGTATTGCTGCATCTGCTGTTATAGTAGTCCTTCCTTATTATATCCATGATTATAAAAGATTCAGGCCGATTACGATCCTTGGTGAATTTCTGGCCGTATCATCTGTAATAATAAGCATACTTTTTATCATTGTTGATCTGGGTATGCCATCGAGGGTTTTTAATGTATTGCTTTACCCCTCTTTCTCTTCTATCCTCTTTTGGGATATGGTGGTGCTTACAGGATATCTCATATTGAACATGATTATTGGATGGCAATCCCTTGACGCTGAGCACAAAGATATAGAACCACCCAAATGGATTAAACCCCTTGTCTATATTTCTATCCCATGGGCTATAAGTATCCATACGATTACTGCGTTTATATACTCAGGCATTATTGCCAGACCCTTTTGGCATACTGCGCTCCTTGCACCCCGTTTTCTTGCCTCTGCCTTTGCCTCAGGTCCTGCCCTACTTATTTTAATCTGTCTCTTAATAAAAAGATTTGCCCATATGAAAATAGAAAGGGATGCCATGGAGAGGATAGCCTTAATCGCAACCTATAGTTTGGCAATCCATATCTTCTTTTTTCTTGTGGAGATTTTTACTGTATTTTATAGCGATGGTCCTGAGCATAAGCACCATTTTGACTTTCTCTTTTCAGGCTTTCAAGAAAAAATATTCCTCGTTCCATGGGCTTGGGGTTCTTTGATATCCACCTTGATTGCCTTTTTTGCCCTCCTTGCATTTCACAAGAAAAAAAATGATTATACCCTTGTAATTGCCTGTATTTTAACCGTCCTTTCCATATGGATGGAAAAAGGCATAGTTTTAATCATTACAGGATTTATTCCAACACCCATCTATGAACTCCCTCTATACAGACCAACCATCTTTGAAATCATTATAACAACAGGCATATATGGCATTGGTTCCCTTGTGCTCACTATACTATTGAAGGTTGCTATTTCTGTGAGGTGTATTCAAGACCTTTAA
- a CDS encoding N-6 DNA methylase produces MLDIKTLENWLWEAACKIRGPVDAPRYKDYILPLIFLKRLSDVFDEEIEKLSKEYGDKKTAEAFVEQDHSLVWFYLPKKAHWAEIVKQSTGLGEFLTDAVRAVARENPRLHGVIDIRDFNETAAGQRIISDESLKALIDVLNMHKLGLNDVEPDILGRAYEYLLRKFAEGSGQSAGEFYTPKEVAVLMAHIVDPKEGETVYDPCLGSGGLLIKVFLRFKEKYGDDPKIKPLQFYGQEILHGTYAMAKMNSFIHKMEANIALGDTMNKPAFKNPDGSLMKFDIVVANPMWNQDIFTQATYETDAFNRFVYGFPPNSSADWGWVQHMFASLQDNGRMAVVLDTGAVSRGSGNEGSNRERDIRKAFTENDFIEAVLLLPENLFYNTTSAGIILVINKNKKQKDNVLLINASKLFEKGRPKNFLPDSAIKQIAKIYLHFKEQEGISKVVTKEEVIKNDYNLSPSRYVSSNGEDTTLPLDEAVVLLKEAKEEQENAEKNLKSVLKQLGFEV; encoded by the coding sequence ATGTTAGATATAAAAACCCTGGAAAACTGGCTATGGGAAGCTGCTTGTAAAATAAGAGGGCCAGTTGATGCCCCAAGATACAAAGATTACATTCTGCCACTTATCTTTCTCAAAAGGCTTTCTGATGTCTTTGATGAAGAGATTGAAAAACTTAGCAAAGAATACGGCGACAAAAAAACAGCCGAAGCATTTGTTGAACAGGATCACTCGCTTGTGTGGTTTTACCTGCCTAAAAAGGCGCACTGGGCTGAAATTGTTAAACAAAGCACCGGACTTGGAGAATTCTTGACCGATGCGGTAAGGGCAGTTGCAAGAGAAAACCCAAGACTGCATGGTGTAATCGACATAAGAGATTTTAACGAAACAGCAGCAGGCCAGAGAATCATCAGCGATGAATCCCTCAAAGCATTAATTGATGTATTAAATATGCATAAACTCGGACTTAATGATGTTGAACCAGATATTCTGGGAAGGGCATACGAATATTTGCTGAGAAAATTTGCAGAAGGTTCAGGACAGAGTGCAGGAGAGTTTTACACTCCAAAAGAGGTTGCTGTTTTGATGGCGCATATTGTTGATCCAAAAGAAGGTGAAACTGTTTATGATCCATGTCTTGGTTCGGGTGGCTTGCTCATCAAGGTTTTTTTAAGGTTTAAAGAAAAGTATGGAGATGATCCAAAGATAAAACCCCTGCAGTTTTACGGCCAGGAGATATTGCACGGCACCTATGCCATGGCAAAAATGAATTCTTTTATCCATAAAATGGAGGCAAATATTGCACTTGGCGATACAATGAATAAGCCAGCATTTAAAAATCCTGATGGTTCTTTAATGAAATTTGATATAGTCGTCGCCAATCCTATGTGGAATCAGGATATTTTCACCCAGGCAACGTATGAGACAGATGCCTTTAACCGTTTTGTGTATGGCTTTCCGCCTAATAGCTCTGCTGACTGGGGCTGGGTGCAGCATATGTTTGCATCGTTACAGGATAATGGGAGAATGGCAGTTGTTCTTGACACAGGAGCAGTATCCCGCGGCTCTGGCAATGAAGGCTCAAATCGTGAAAGGGATATAAGAAAAGCATTTACTGAAAATGACTTCATTGAAGCAGTGCTTTTACTGCCTGAAAACTTATTTTACAACACAACATCAGCAGGAATTATTCTTGTCATCAATAAAAACAAGAAACAGAAAGATAATGTTTTGCTTATAAATGCCTCTAAACTGTTTGAAAAAGGCAGACCCAAAAACTTTTTGCCTGATAGCGCCATAAAGCAGATTGCTAAAATATATTTACATTTCAAAGAACAAGAAGGAATAAGCAAAGTCGTTACAAAAGAAGAGGTTATAAAAAACGATTACAACTTAAGCCCTTCCCGCTATGTATCAAGTAATGGCGAGGATACCACGCTACCTTTAGATGAAGCGGTGGTACTTTTAAAAGAGGCAAAAGAAGAGCAGGAAAATGCAGAAAAAAATCTTAAAAGTGTATTAAAACAATTGGGGTTTGAGGTATGA
- a CDS encoding bacteriohemerythrin, whose protein sequence is MALIEWDNSLNVNIAEIDKQHQKLVSMINELNEAMIKRQGKDIVGKIIEGLVSYAGTHFATEEKYFDMYRYPGALSHKKEHADFVKRVGEFQEGFKNGNLALTIEVMRFLKDWLTKHIMGTDKKYGPFFNEKGLR, encoded by the coding sequence ATGGCACTTATAGAATGGGATAACAGTTTGAATGTAAATATAGCAGAGATAGATAAACAACACCAAAAACTTGTTTCTATGATCAATGAATTAAACGAGGCAATGATAAAAAGACAGGGAAAGGATATTGTTGGTAAGATTATAGAAGGCCTTGTCTCTTATGCTGGCACCCATTTTGCCACAGAGGAAAAATATTTTGATATGTATAGATATCCAGGTGCATTAAGCCATAAAAAAGAACATGCTGATTTTGTAAAGAGGGTAGGGGAGTTCCAGGAAGGTTTTAAAAATGGCAACCTTGCATTAACTATTGAGGTCATGAGATTCTTGAAGGACTGGTTGACAAAACATATCATGGGAACAGATAAAAAATATGGCCCATTTTTCAATGAAAAGGGGTTAAGGTAG
- a CDS encoding SIR2 family protein — translation MSNIIGFNKQNILFVSNEQIDIDSNVFKKDTEYNRQKIREKVEPWLTAVFQSEHLSLLVGSGLTIALAESGTMMGRIEFGNDFKDLIKKKADEEASSIAREEANFEDDLRIALELLKGYEILKDGKANKLKEEINEKLKELLNKILEAEKNFIEEIIKTEQESKDNNKENKLLLLEKFLLSFSTRTATRDRLNIFTTNYDRFIEFGLDEAGILTLDRFIGKLNPIMRFHRVDLDYHYNPPGIRGEPRYVEGVVRYAKLHGSVDWQFEKNRIIKIPLPFGSDTNDKYFDAPFNKVVIYPNSAKAIETSFFPYSELFRDFSTAICRPNSVLITYGYGFGDSHINRIIKDMLTIPSTHLVIISYDWASDRIKKFIEDCNESQLTLLIGPELGNFENLTNYYLPKPAIDRITDRQIRILEKRNVIQKNIEDQDNMKIGDTNEP, via the coding sequence ATGAGTAACATTATTGGTTTTAATAAACAAAATATCTTGTTCGTCTCAAATGAACAAATTGATATTGATTCTAATGTATTTAAAAAGGATACTGAATATAATAGACAAAAAATAAGAGAGAAAGTTGAACCATGGTTAACGGCTGTATTTCAAAGTGAACATCTCTCATTGCTTGTTGGAAGTGGTTTAACAATAGCCTTAGCTGAAAGTGGGACAATGATGGGAAGAATAGAATTTGGCAACGACTTTAAAGATTTAATTAAGAAAAAAGCAGATGAAGAAGCAAGTAGCATAGCAAGAGAAGAAGCAAATTTCGAAGATGATCTTAGAATCGCCTTAGAACTTTTAAAAGGATATGAAATATTAAAGGATGGTAAAGCCAACAAACTAAAAGAGGAAATTAATGAGAAACTAAAAGAATTATTAAACAAAATATTAGAAGCAGAAAAGAATTTTATAGAAGAAATAATAAAGACAGAACAAGAATCCAAGGATAACAATAAAGAAAATAAATTATTATTGCTTGAAAAGTTTCTTTTAAGCTTTTCTACAAGAACTGCCACTAGAGATAGATTAAATATTTTTACAACAAACTATGATAGATTTATAGAATTTGGATTGGACGAAGCTGGTATTCTTACTTTAGATAGATTTATTGGAAAACTTAATCCAATAATGAGATTCCATAGAGTTGATTTGGATTACCATTATAATCCTCCAGGAATAAGAGGCGAACCCCGTTATGTAGAAGGTGTTGTACGATATGCAAAATTACATGGATCTGTTGACTGGCAATTCGAAAAAAATCGAATTATCAAAATACCTTTGCCTTTCGGTTCAGATACAAATGATAAATATTTTGATGCTCCATTTAATAAAGTTGTTATTTATCCAAATTCAGCTAAAGCCATAGAAACAAGTTTTTTCCCATATTCAGAATTATTTCGTGATTTTTCAACAGCTATTTGCAGACCTAATTCTGTATTAATTACTTATGGCTATGGTTTTGGAGATTCGCATATAAACAGAATAATAAAAGACATGCTAACGATTCCATCAACACATCTTGTTATTATTTCATACGATTGGGCAAGTGATAGGATTAAAAAATTCATTGAAGATTGTAATGAATCTCAACTTACGCTATTAATAGGACCAGAATTAGGAAATTTTGAAAATTTAACCAATTATTATCTCCCTAAACCTGCTATTGATCGGATAACAGATAGACAGATAAGAATATTAGAGAAAAGAAATGTAATACAAAAAAACATTGAAGATCAGGATAATATGAAAATTGGAGATACCAATGAGCCATAA
- a CDS encoding PAS domain S-box protein, with amino-acid sequence MSPEEISKSALETVINSFQEAAFIVDSEGIILFANEVFAKRMRKKVNEIINTCVYQLFPPDVANRRKSHIEQVIKTKTTTSFEDEREGRHYIAYMTPISDQKGNIGKVLIIAYDITEKKKLEEELKNSHEQLMSILNSIDNIIYISDIDTYEIIFTNAHAKRVFGEDIDGKTCYEVFNKSLKPCEHCPIEFLKENKEKVYRWEQYNSNKKRYYAVTSRLIKWTDGRDVKFSMGIDITDNKIADIKLKENEEKFRGILENLNEGFFRTTPEGRYLMANLSLARLYGYTSPEELIEDTKDIASQRFYNKEDRKRFIQLLETYGHVENFESLRLKKDGSTFWGIANARAVKGEDGNTLYYEGTTIDITERKLMEERLSKEREKLLILIENAPFGMALIDSHEKYIYINPKFHEVFGYDLTDIPDRDTWFNKAYPDEADRNKVMSLWKEEIERFQVGESTSKIFTVTCKDGSKKKVEIIPVILETGLFLMTYIDITEKEKIEKSYRTIFETAIEGICQTTLDGRFIVANPALIRMLGYDSFEDLSENVKAPQTHVDPSERERMIDILKSGKEIKGYGAQLYRKDGTKIYVSISMSPVYDDKGNIIYIQSIVEDMTEKKRGEEEILTLRQQYAHAQKMEALGTLTGGIAHDFNNFITAIMGYATLLSMKTNKDAQLKRYADQIIAVSNRMTELVKNLLAFSRKQPINMAPMELNNEVKEIKKMIKRLLTENIDFKVVTSDKNLVINGDKTQFSQILFNMATNARDAMPNGGEFVIKIDTITIDEDFIRAHGFGKKGDYALVVISDTGTGIEKDIINKIFDPFFTTKEQGKGTGLGLASAYGIIKQHNGYITVDSTPGKGTTFYIYLPLINLEVKEEIKEETIIQKKSGTILIGEDEEDVRGFFKGCPGTLWLYSI; translated from the coding sequence ATGTCACCAGAAGAGATAAGCAAAAGTGCTTTAGAAACAGTAATCAATTCCTTTCAGGAAGCTGCCTTTATTGTGGACAGCGAAGGCATAATTCTTTTTGCCAACGAAGTTTTTGCAAAAAGGATGAGGAAAAAGGTAAATGAGATAATAAACACCTGTGTTTATCAATTATTTCCTCCTGATGTAGCAAATAGGAGAAAATCCCATATAGAGCAGGTAATAAAAACCAAAACAACAACATCATTTGAAGATGAGCGTGAAGGCAGGCACTATATTGCCTATATGACACCCATATCAGACCAAAAAGGCAATATAGGTAAAGTATTAATAATTGCCTATGACATAACAGAAAAAAAGAAACTGGAAGAGGAATTAAAAAACTCACATGAACAACTCATGTCTATATTAAACAGCATAGATAACATCATATATATTTCAGATATAGATACATACGAGATTATATTCACTAATGCCCATGCAAAGAGGGTCTTTGGTGAAGATATAGATGGAAAAACATGTTATGAGGTATTTAATAAATCCCTTAAGCCCTGTGAGCACTGTCCAATTGAATTTTTAAAAGAGAATAAAGAAAAGGTATATAGATGGGAACAATATAATAGCAATAAAAAACGATATTATGCCGTTACAAGCAGACTTATAAAGTGGACAGATGGAAGGGATGTAAAGTTTAGCATGGGAATAGATATAACAGATAACAAGATAGCAGATATTAAACTTAAAGAAAATGAAGAGAAATTTAGAGGGATATTGGAAAACTTAAACGAAGGCTTTTTCAGGACAACGCCTGAAGGTAGATATCTCATGGCAAATCTGTCATTGGCAAGGCTTTACGGCTATACATCCCCTGAGGAATTAATAGAAGATACAAAGGACATTGCATCCCAGAGGTTTTACAACAAAGAAGACAGAAAACGTTTTATCCAGTTATTAGAGACATATGGTCATGTAGAAAACTTCGAATCTTTAAGGTTAAAAAAAGACGGTAGCACATTTTGGGGTATAGCTAATGCAAGGGCAGTAAAAGGTGAAGACGGCAATACACTTTACTATGAGGGAACCACCATAGATATTACAGAAAGAAAACTCATGGAAGAAAGACTCAGTAAAGAAAGGGAAAAGCTGCTAATACTTATTGAGAATGCACCCTTTGGTATGGCCCTTATAGACTCACATGAAAAATACATCTACATCAATCCTAAATTCCATGAGGTGTTTGGCTATGACCTAACAGATATACCTGACAGGGATACATGGTTTAATAAGGCATATCCTGATGAGGCAGATAGAAATAAGGTTATGTCCTTATGGAAGGAAGAGATAGAAAGGTTCCAGGTGGGTGAATCAACCTCAAAGATATTCACTGTCACATGCAAGGATGGCTCCAAGAAAAAGGTAGAAATTATACCGGTAATACTTGAAACAGGTCTTTTTTTAATGACATACATTGATATAACAGAGAAGGAAAAGATTGAGAAGAGCTACCGCACCATATTTGAAACTGCCATAGAAGGGATATGTCAGACTACATTAGATGGAAGATTCATCGTGGCAAATCCAGCATTGATAAGGATGCTCGGCTATGATTCCTTTGAAGACCTCTCTGAAAATGTAAAAGCACCCCAGACACACGTTGATCCCAGTGAAAGAGAAAGAATGATTGATATTTTAAAAAGCGGAAAAGAGATAAAAGGATATGGGGCCCAGTTGTACAGAAAAGATGGAACCAAAATATATGTTTCTATAAGTATGTCTCCAGTATATGATGATAAAGGAAACATCATATATATTCAATCTATAGTGGAAGATATGACAGAAAAAAAGAGGGGAGAAGAAGAAATCTTAACCTTGAGACAGCAGTATGCACATGCCCAGAAGATGGAAGCCCTCGGTACCCTCACAGGTGGTATTGCACATGACTTCAATAACTTCATAACAGCGATTATGGGATATGCCACTTTATTGAGTATGAAGACCAATAAGGATGCTCAGCTAAAAAGATATGCAGACCAGATCATCGCCGTATCTAATCGCATGACAGAACTGGTGAAAAACCTCCTTGCCTTCAGTAGAAAACAACCTATAAATATGGCACCTATGGAACTAAACAATGAGGTCAAGGAAATAAAAAAGATGATAAAAAGACTCCTTACAGAGAATATAGACTTCAAGGTTGTAACATCAGATAAAAACCTTGTTATAAATGGAGATAAGACACAGTTCAGTCAGATACTTTTCAATATGGCCACCAATGCCAGGGATGCCATGCCCAATGGTGGAGAGTTTGTTATCAAGATTGATACCATTACTATAGATGAAGATTTTATTAGAGCCCATGGCTTTGGCAAAAAAGGTGATTACGCCTTGGTTGTCATCTCAGACACAGGCACAGGCATTGAAAAAGATATAATAAATAAGATATTTGACCCGTTTTTTACTACAAAAGAACAAGGCAAAGGTACAGGCCTTGGTCTTGCAAGTGCTTATGGCATCATTAAACAGCATAATGGTTACATAACAGTAGATAGCACCCCTGGAAAAGGCACCACATTCTATATTTATTTGCCCCTTATAAACTTAGAAGTGAAAGAGGAAATAAAAGAAGAGACAATTATCCAAAAAAAGAGCGGCACCATACTCATAGGAGAAGATGAAGAAGATGTGAGAGGTTTTTTTAAAGGATGTCCTGGAACATTATGGTTATACAGTATTTGA
- a CDS encoding 4Fe-4S dicluster domain-containing protein, whose amino-acid sequence MNRRDFIKFAGVLALGITTHQTVSFFSNPSSKEGITNVKRWAMAISFSACVKREGCRNCIDACHLIHNVPEIGNPKEEIKWIWSSPYESVFKEQANAFTKGMLRNLSVLCMCNHCENPPCVKVCPTKATWKRPDGIVMMDYHRCIGCRYCMAACPYGARSFNWRDPKPFIKNINPDFPGRATGVVEKCNFCEERIDKGLAPACVEACPEKALIFGDLNDPNSDISRALRTRLSIQRRPHLGTEPKVFYLF is encoded by the coding sequence ATGAACAGAAGGGATTTTATCAAATTTGCAGGGGTTCTTGCGCTGGGTATTACAACCCACCAGACTGTGAGTTTTTTTTCAAATCCCTCCTCAAAAGAAGGCATTACAAATGTAAAAAGGTGGGCTATGGCCATAAGCTTCAGCGCCTGCGTAAAAAGAGAAGGGTGCAGGAATTGTATAGATGCATGCCACTTAATCCATAATGTACCTGAAATAGGCAATCCTAAGGAGGAGATAAAATGGATATGGTCGTCACCATATGAATCTGTCTTTAAAGAACAAGCAAATGCATTTACCAAAGGGATGTTGAGAAACCTGTCTGTTCTTTGCATGTGTAATCATTGTGAAAATCCTCCGTGTGTAAAGGTGTGCCCTACAAAGGCAACATGGAAAAGGCCAGACGGCATTGTAATGATGGATTATCACAGGTGCATTGGCTGTAGGTATTGTATGGCAGCTTGTCCATATGGGGCAAGAAGCTTTAACTGGAGAGACCCAAAACCTTTTATAAAAAATATAAACCCTGATTTTCCAGGTAGAGCAACAGGGGTTGTGGAGAAATGTAATTTCTGCGAGGAAAGGATAGACAAAGGTCTTGCCCCTGCCTGTGTAGAGGCATGCCCTGAAAAGGCTTTGATTTTTGGCGATTTGAATGACCCTAATAGTGATATATCAAGGGCATTGAGGACAAGGCTCAGTATCCAGAGAAGACCTCATCTTGGAACAGAGCCTAAGGTATTTTATCTTTTTTGA
- a CDS encoding virulence protein RhuM/Fic/DOC family protein, with amino-acid sequence MPKTSKIKKGEIVIYRSAHGPEIEVKLEKDTVWLDAHLIAKLFNVNRPAIVKHINNICKTGELNKESTCSILEQVAADGKIRKMNLYNLDMIISVGYRVNSKQATAFRIWATRTLKEHLIKGYTINKKKLLQTQNQLKELQNTINFLQEKSKHELFIGQEQEILNLLANYSKALTLFEQYDKDKLELVKKAKGKYILRYDDAKKIIEEIKKELIAKNEASDLFGMENDQKFKAIIGNIYQTFDAKELYPSLEEKAAHLLYFIIKDHPFVDGNKRIASFLFIYLLSKNNYLYRKTGEKKINDNALTALSLLIAISDPNEKDKLIKIVTNLLEI; translated from the coding sequence ATGCCTAAAACAAGCAAAATTAAAAAAGGCGAAATAGTTATATATAGAAGCGCGCACGGTCCTGAAATTGAAGTAAAACTTGAAAAAGATACTGTTTGGTTAGATGCGCATTTAATCGCGAAACTTTTTAATGTTAACAGGCCAGCCATAGTTAAACATATCAACAATATCTGCAAAACAGGCGAATTGAATAAAGAGTCAACCTGTTCCATTTTGGAACAGGTTGCTGCTGACGGGAAAATAAGAAAGATGAATCTTTATAATCTTGATATGATTATTTCGGTTGGTTACCGTGTTAATTCTAAACAGGCAACCGCTTTTCGTATCTGGGCAACCAGGACCTTAAAAGAGCATTTAATAAAAGGTTACACCATAAATAAAAAGAAACTTCTTCAGACGCAAAATCAGTTAAAAGAATTGCAGAATACAATTAATTTTTTGCAAGAAAAATCAAAACACGAACTGTTTATAGGCCAGGAGCAAGAAATTTTGAATTTGCTCGCTAACTATTCCAAAGCCCTTACATTATTTGAGCAGTATGATAAAGATAAATTAGAGTTAGTTAAGAAGGCAAAAGGCAAATACATTTTAAGATATGATGATGCCAAAAAAATTATTGAAGAAATAAAAAAAGAACTTATTGCCAAAAATGAAGCCAGTGATTTATTTGGGATGGAAAATGACCAGAAGTTTAAGGCAATTATTGGTAATATTTATCAAACATTTGACGCTAAAGAATTATATCCCTCGCTCGAAGAAAAAGCCGCACATCTTTTGTATTTTATTATTAAAGACCATCCATTTGTAGATGGAAATAAACGAATCGCTTCGTTTTTATTTATCTATTTATTGAGTAAAAACAATTATCTGTATAGAAAAACAGGTGAAAAGAAAATTAATGATAATGCCTTAACCGCATTATCCCTTTTGATTGCAATTAGCGACCCAAATGAAAAAGATAAATTAATTAAAATTGTTACAAATTTATTAGAAATATGA
- a CDS encoding response regulator, with amino-acid sequence MVTIFKERNNIDLVITDLIMPKKGGIEVYNEINAIKKGMKFIFISGYSQDMFSKIPSNDKYIRYIQKPISTDMLLKAIEEINKA; translated from the coding sequence TTGGTTACCATTTTTAAAGAAAGGAATAATATAGACCTTGTTATTACAGACCTTATAATGCCCAAAAAAGGTGGCATAGAAGTATATAATGAGATAAATGCAATCAAAAAGGGTATGAAGTTTATCTTTATAAGCGGTTACAGTCAGGATATGTTCTCTAAAATCCCCAGTAACGATAAATATATTAGATATATTCAGAAACCCATATCAACAGATATGCTACTTAAGGCCATAGAAGAAATAAATAAAGCTTAA